In one Nicotiana sylvestris chromosome 8, ASM39365v2, whole genome shotgun sequence genomic region, the following are encoded:
- the LOC104211193 gene encoding short-chain dehydrogenase TIC 32 A, chloroplastic: MLETVKYLIGSAGPSGFGSKSTAEIVTEQSPDLRSVTAIITGATSGIGAETARVLAKRGAKLILPARSLKAAEETKARIISESPGAEVIVMALDLSSLSSVRKFVTEFESLKFPLNLLINNAGKFAHQHAISEDGIEMTFATNHLGHFLLTKLLLKKMIETAKETGIQGRIVNVSSSIHGWFSGDSIQYLRLITKDKSQYDATRAYALSKLANVLHTKELAQILKKMGANVTVNCVHPGIVRTRLTREREGLLTDLVFFLTSKLLKTIPQAAATTCYVATHPRLTNVSGKYFADCNEVSSSKLGSNLTEAARIWSASEIMISKNSNAHLDPLETLL; the protein is encoded by the exons atgctTGAAACGGTTAAGTACCTGATTGGCTCCGCCGGCCCTAGCGGTTTCGGTTCCAAATCCACCGCTGAAATTGTCACCGAACAATCTCCTGATCTTCGCTCCGTCACCGCTATTATCACTG GTGCTACGTCAGGAATTGGAGCGGAAACAGCGAGAGTATTAGCCAAACGCGGTGCTAAGCTGATTTTACCGGCTCGTAGCTTAAAAGCAGCTGAAGAAACCAAAGCTCGTATTATCTCCGAATCGCCGGGCGCGGAGGTTATCGTTATGGCTCTCGATCTTAGTTCTCTCAGTTCCGTTCGGAAGTTCGTTACCGAATTTGAGAGTCTGAAATTTCCTCTCAATCTTCTCAT AAACAACGCCGGAAAATTCGCTCACCAGCACGCCATTTCTGAGGACGGAATTGAGATGACTTTTGCTACTAATCACCTAG GCCATTTTCTTTTGACGAAGCTGTTACTGAAGAAGATGATCGAGACGGCCAAAGAAACCGGCATTCAAGGAAGGATAGTGAATGTGTCGTCAAGCATACACGGCTGGTTTTCCGGCGACTCGATTCAGTATCTCCGACTGATCACTAAAGACAAAAG TCAATATGATGCGACACGTGCATATGCTCTCTCGAAGCTGGCTAATGTTTTGCATACCAAGGAGCTGGCTCAGATATTGAAA AAAATGGGGGCAAATGTGACAGTCAATTGTGTTCATCCTGGGATTGTTAGAACTAGACTGACTAGAGAACGCGAAGGCCTTCTCACTG ATTTGGTGTTCTTTTTGACTTCAAAACTTTTAAAGACTATTCCACAG GCAGCTGCGACAACTTGCTATGTGGCAACTCATCCAAGACTTACAAATGTGAGTGGAAAATATTTTGCAGACTGTAATGAAGTTTCTTCTTCAAAATTGGGTTCCAATTTAACAGAAGCAGCACGCATATGGTCAGCTTCTGAGATTATGATTTCTAAAAATTCAAATGCACATTTAGATCCATTGGAGACATTGCTCTGA